A section of the Gammaproteobacteria bacterium genome encodes:
- the uvrB gene encoding excinuclease ABC subunit UvrB codes for MSVTFKLHSQFKPAGDQPTAIAQLIDGLESGLAHQTLLGVTGSGKTYTMANVIAHTGRPTLILAPNKTLAAQLYGEMKEFFPENAVEYFVSYYDYYQPEAYMPASDTFIEKDAAVNAHIEQMRLSATKALIERKDVVLIASVSAIYGLGDPESYMKMLLHFRVGEVMEQRSILRRLAELQYKRNDVDFARGTFRVRGEVLDVFPADSDKLAMRVEMFDDEVERISLFDPLTGAVERTVARFTVYPKTHYVTPREKILAAVEHIKTELAERQGQLRSLNKAIELQRITERVSYDIEMMNELGYCSGVENYSRYLSGRAPGEPPPTLIDYLPSDGLLIIDESHVTVPQIGAMYKGDRSRKENLVQYGFRLPSALDNRPLKFEEFEAISPQTIYVSATPSDYEMNKSNGEVARQVVRPTGLLDPQIEVRPVSTQVDDLLSEIHLRVALDERVLATTLTKRMAEDLAEYLDDHGVRARYLHSDIDTVERIEIIRDLRLGKFDVLIGINLLREGLDMPEVSLVAILDADKEGFLRSERSLIQTIGRAARNLNGRAILYGDKITKSMQKAIDSTTARRELQHEYNLVHGITPKGLNKKVTDMLDVGQNDVVDKVADVTAQYLTSSNKELEQQIAKFEQEMFEHARNLEFEEAAKIRDDVAALNDLLLTR; via the coding sequence ATCAGCGTGACCTTTAAATTACATTCGCAGTTTAAACCAGCGGGCGATCAGCCCACTGCCATTGCCCAGTTAATAGATGGCCTTGAGTCGGGTCTGGCTCACCAAACATTACTGGGGGTGACTGGCTCGGGTAAAACCTACACCATGGCTAATGTTATTGCTCACACTGGGCGCCCGACCTTAATTTTGGCACCTAATAAGACGTTAGCCGCGCAACTGTATGGTGAAATGAAAGAATTTTTTCCTGAAAATGCGGTTGAGTATTTTGTTTCTTATTATGATTATTACCAGCCCGAAGCCTATATGCCGGCTAGTGATACCTTTATTGAGAAAGATGCCGCGGTTAATGCCCATATCGAACAAATGCGATTATCAGCGACTAAGGCACTCATTGAGCGTAAAGATGTTGTGTTGATTGCCTCGGTATCTGCCATTTATGGTTTGGGCGACCCAGAATCCTACATGAAAATGTTATTGCATTTCCGCGTGGGTGAGGTCATGGAACAACGGAGTATTTTACGCCGCTTAGCCGAATTGCAATACAAGCGTAATGATGTTGATTTTGCGCGGGGCACTTTTAGAGTCCGTGGTGAAGTGTTAGATGTGTTCCCCGCTGACTCTGACAAGCTTGCGATGCGCGTAGAGATGTTTGACGATGAAGTTGAGCGAATTTCATTGTTTGATCCGCTCACTGGCGCGGTTGAACGAACGGTTGCCCGCTTTACGGTTTATCCCAAAACTCACTATGTGACACCGCGCGAAAAAATTCTGGCGGCGGTTGAGCACATCAAAACCGAATTGGCTGAGCGCCAAGGGCAGCTCCGCAGTTTAAATAAAGCGATTGAATTACAGCGGATCACTGAGCGGGTTAGTTATGACATCGAAATGATGAATGAACTAGGTTATTGCTCGGGCGTTGAAAACTATTCGCGCTATTTATCAGGTCGGGCACCGGGCGAGCCGCCACCAACCTTAATTGATTACTTGCCAAGTGACGGGCTGTTAATTATTGATGAATCGCACGTCACCGTGCCACAAATAGGCGCGATGTATAAAGGCGACAGATCGCGCAAAGAGAATCTGGTGCAATACGGCTTTAGACTACCGTCTGCACTTGATAATAGGCCCTTAAAATTCGAAGAATTTGAAGCGATTTCGCCGCAAACAATTTATGTCTCAGCAACGCCAAGCGATTATGAAATGAACAAGTCTAATGGCGAAGTCGCGCGTCAAGTTGTTCGACCAACGGGTTTACTTGATCCTCAAATTGAAGTGCGACCGGTATCTACCCAGGTTGATGATTTACTTAGTGAAATACACCTTCGTGTCGCCCTTGACGAACGGGTGTTAGCCACAACACTGACTAAACGGATGGCGGAAGATTTAGCCGAATATCTCGATGATCATGGTGTACGGGCCCGTTATCTGCATTCCGATATCGACACGGTTGAGCGAATCGAAATAATCCGTGATCTACGTTTAGGCAAGTTTGATGTCTTAATCGGGATTAACTTGTTGCGAGAAGGTCTTGATATGCCCGAAGTCTCATTGGTGGCAATCCTCGACGCTGATAAAGAAGGCTTTTTACGCTCTGAGCGTTCGTTGATTCAAACTATTGGTCGTGCCGCGCGTAACCTAAACGGTCGCGCGATTTTATACGGTGATAAAATTACCAAATCAATGCAAAAGGCGATTGATTCGACCACTGCACGGCGTGAACTCCAGCATGAATACAACCTTGTACATGGCATTACTCCCAAAGGTCTCAATAAGAAAGTAACAGACATGCTCGATGTCGGTCAGAACGATGTGGTCGATAAAGTAGCCGATGTTACTGCGCAATATTTGACGTCATCAAACAAAGAACTGGAGCAACAAATTGCGAAATTTGAACAAGAAATGTTTGAGCATGCCCGCAATTTAGAATTTGAGGAAGCGGCTAAAATTCGTGACGATGTCGCCGCACTTAATGATTTATTGCTAACGCGCTAG
- a CDS encoding DTW domain-containing protein codes for MNKRARCAHCLRAPVACFCHTIKSLDNQVKLVILQHPSEVKHAKGTAKIVELSLTHRQIMIGEDFSANDEFNALFNNDQQVLLLYPQDNAISPRQLKQQLEADSSVKLSHITIIVLDGSWKKAYKIYCLNPLLQSLPCIGITPSDQSNYRIRKSSRSDSLSTVEACYQLLTELEGDSLNFEPLLNTFNVMVEQQLNSMPAQVRSRYD; via the coding sequence ATGAATAAAAGAGCACGTTGTGCACACTGTTTACGAGCGCCAGTGGCGTGTTTTTGTCACACGATTAAGTCACTCGATAATCAGGTCAAGCTCGTTATATTACAGCACCCGAGCGAAGTGAAACATGCCAAAGGCACCGCGAAAATAGTCGAGCTGAGTTTAACTCATCGTCAAATTATGATCGGTGAAGATTTTAGCGCTAATGACGAATTTAACGCGTTATTTAATAATGACCAGCAGGTGCTGTTGTTATATCCACAAGACAACGCCATTAGTCCCCGTCAGTTGAAACAACAACTTGAGGCCGACAGCAGTGTTAAGTTAAGTCATATTACAATTATTGTGCTCGATGGCAGCTGGAAAAAGGCCTATAAAATATATTGCCTTAACCCGCTATTACAGTCATTGCCGTGTATTGGCATCACGCCGAGCGATCAAAGCAATTACCGAATTCGGAAATCGTCAAGAAGTGACAGCCTTTCAACTGTTGAAGCCTGTTATCAGTTACTGACTGAGTTAGAAGGTGATAGTTTGAACTTTGAACCACTGCTCAACACTTTCAATGTGATGGTTGAACAGCAGTTAAACTCGATGCCAGCTCAAGTTCGCTCTCGCTACGATTGA
- the rrtA gene encoding rhombosortase, translating into MCALMVIAMVLALFQPMVQPALEFNHELISNGQYWRLLTGNFLHTNGWHLLFNLAGLVLLHLLFGQYFSARSLLGFTIINASSVGLLLYFFSPDITYYVGLSGYLHGLFVVGCLSEIDHGIKTSYLLLGAIAAKIYYEQTSGASAQMSELINANVAVDAHLYGAIAALPIFLVYWLYRRSLAR; encoded by the coding sequence ATGTGTGCATTGATGGTTATTGCAATGGTTTTAGCGCTATTTCAGCCGATGGTACAACCAGCACTTGAATTTAATCACGAACTCATTAGCAATGGCCAATACTGGCGCTTGCTCACCGGAAACTTTTTGCACACCAACGGCTGGCATTTGTTGTTTAACCTCGCGGGTCTGGTTTTGTTACATTTATTATTTGGTCAATATTTCAGTGCGCGAAGTTTGCTCGGTTTCACCATAATTAATGCCAGCAGTGTCGGCCTGTTGTTGTATTTTTTCAGCCCTGACATCACCTATTACGTCGGTTTGTCAGGTTATCTACATGGCTTATTCGTGGTTGGCTGTTTAAGTGAAATAGACCACGGTATAAAAACCAGTTACCTGTTGCTCGGCGCTATCGCGGCCAAAATTTACTATGAACAAACCTCAGGTGCATCGGCACAAATGAGCGAACTGATTAATGCCAATGTCGCGGTTGACGCCCATTTATACGGCGCCATTGCCGCTCTGCCAATATTTTTGGTTTATTGGTTATATCGTCGCAGCCTAGCGCGTTAG
- a CDS encoding CinA family nicotinamide mononucleotide deamidase-related protein, with the protein MTKKLTVELLLTGNELMSGDVVDSNSAMIAQQLSLLGLEVSRRVTVKDNLSLLTEEIISQSRRADILIINGGLGPTIDDMTAQALAGAANTALVVHPLALEQLSQWCEKRGYPLNQANKKQAILPQGCDIIDNKTGSAPGFIVQLNGCAIYTTPGVPHELRTMLSEQISPIISQTFDLSSTTDVTKFQVFGIGESTIQERVSNQLADWPDDIELGFRAAMPLIEIKLTTDSEQGHRNKAHWQHKVKQLLGGHVVGDNKTSLGQALVTALAEKNKTVTFAESCTGGLMSSLITEVAGSSGVFHAGFVTYSNQIKSKVIGVAPQTLLDHGAVSEQVVLEMAQGALSMSESDYVVAVSGIAGPSGGSDDKPVGTVWLAWGDNSKMHSLGLCIAMPRRAFQQYVASVGLDLIRRLVLNINDIPYYVVQRQIK; encoded by the coding sequence ATGACAAAAAAATTAACGGTTGAATTATTACTGACAGGCAACGAATTAATGTCTGGTGATGTTGTCGACAGTAACTCAGCAATGATCGCACAACAACTTAGCTTGCTGGGGCTTGAAGTTTCTCGTCGTGTTACGGTAAAAGACAATCTGTCGTTGCTGACCGAAGAAATTATCAGCCAATCGCGCCGCGCTGACATCTTAATTATTAACGGTGGCTTAGGGCCAACCATTGACGACATGACAGCCCAAGCATTAGCTGGGGCTGCCAACACCGCGTTAGTTGTTCACCCACTGGCGCTCGAACAATTGAGCCAATGGTGTGAAAAACGCGGTTATCCGCTTAACCAAGCCAACAAAAAACAAGCTATTTTGCCTCAGGGCTGTGACATTATCGACAATAAAACGGGCAGCGCGCCAGGTTTTATTGTTCAGCTCAACGGCTGTGCTATTTACACCACGCCTGGAGTGCCTCATGAACTACGCACCATGCTTAGCGAGCAAATCAGCCCTATAATATCTCAAACGTTTGATCTCAGCAGCACCACAGATGTCACAAAGTTTCAGGTATTTGGCATTGGTGAGTCAACCATTCAAGAGCGAGTAAGCAACCAGTTAGCTGATTGGCCTGATGATATCGAGTTGGGGTTTCGCGCCGCAATGCCACTGATTGAAATAAAGTTGACCACAGATTCCGAGCAAGGTCATCGTAATAAAGCACACTGGCAACACAAGGTTAAACAATTATTAGGTGGCCATGTGGTTGGCGATAATAAAACCAGCCTCGGCCAAGCGTTAGTAACAGCGCTGGCTGAGAAAAATAAAACAGTGACCTTTGCTGAGTCTTGCACTGGCGGTTTAATGTCGTCGCTGATCACTGAAGTAGCTGGTAGTTCTGGCGTGTTCCACGCCGGTTTTGTGACCTATTCCAACCAAATTAAATCAAAAGTCATTGGAGTAGCGCCGCAAACATTACTAGATCATGGCGCAGTCAGTGAACAAGTCGTATTAGAAATGGCGCAAGGCGCGCTAAGTATGAGCGAGTCTGATTATGTGGTGGCAGTTTCAGGCATTGCTGGCCCTAGCGGCGGCAGTGATGACAAGCCAGTCGGTACCGTCTGGCTTGCTTGGGGCGATAATTCAAAAATGCATAGCTTGGGTTTGTGCATTGCTATGCCGCGCCGCGCCTTTCAGCAATATGTAGCCTCGGTCGGGCTCGATTTAATTCGCCGCTTGGTATTAAATATTAATGACATCCCCTACTACGTCGTCCAACGCCAAATAAAGTAA